From a single Betaproteobacteria bacterium genomic region:
- a CDS encoding (2Fe-2S)-binding protein — MTTKQRINIKVNGKAYERDVEPRLTLADFLRHDLHLGGTHVGCEHGICGVCNVLIDGRSARSCLTLAVQMDGAQVTTVEGLRNRQTGQLHPIQQAFVDAHGLQCGFCTPGFLMTTLELLGENPNPSEDEIKEALGGNLCRCTGYESILASVRLAAERMRASA, encoded by the coding sequence ATGACTACCAAGCAACGCATCAACATCAAGGTGAACGGCAAGGCCTATGAGCGCGACGTCGAACCGCGCCTGACCCTGGCCGACTTTCTGCGCCACGACCTGCACTTGGGCGGTACCCACGTCGGCTGTGAGCACGGCATTTGCGGTGTATGTAACGTATTGATCGACGGCCGCTCTGCCCGCTCCTGCCTGACCCTGGCGGTACAGATGGATGGTGCCCAAGTGACGACCGTGGAAGGTCTGCGCAATCGCCAAACCGGTCAATTGCATCCGATCCAGCAGGCCTTCGTCGATGCGCACGGACTGCAGTGCGGATTCTGCACACCGGGCTTTCTGATGACCACGCTGGAACTGCTTGGCGAAAACCCGAATCCCTCGGAAGATGAGATCAAGGAAGCCTTGGGCGGCAACCTCTGCCGCTGCACTGGCTACGAAAGCATCCTCGCCTCGGTGCGCCTGGCGGCCGAGCGCATGCGCGCCAGCGCCTGA
- a CDS encoding glucose 1-dehydrogenase — translation MAGPLLAGKVAMVTGAAGGIGRAAAIAYAQEGAMVMVADVNDAAGEETVALIRGAGGEAHFMACNVAKEQEVAALVAKTVETFGSLDCAFNNAGISNALPTIDLDVFRRVIDINLMGVAYGIKYEVDQMLKQGGGVIVNTASIAGLSGKGCLDYCASKHAVVGMTRSAALRYAALGIRVNAVCPGVIETPMTEPLIKNPAMKAHLDGMCPIGRMGKAEEVADAVIWLSSPKSSFVTGQALAVDGGFMA, via the coding sequence ATGGCAGGTCCGTTGCTAGCAGGAAAAGTCGCCATGGTCACAGGCGCAGCAGGTGGGATTGGCCGCGCTGCGGCGATCGCTTACGCCCAGGAGGGCGCCATGGTCATGGTGGCGGATGTCAATGACGCAGCCGGCGAGGAAACCGTAGCGCTGATCCGGGGCGCAGGCGGCGAGGCACATTTCATGGCCTGCAACGTCGCCAAGGAACAGGAGGTAGCGGCATTGGTAGCGAAGACCGTGGAAACCTTCGGCAGCCTTGACTGCGCCTTCAATAACGCGGGTATCAGCAATGCACTCCCGACGATTGACCTCGACGTCTTCCGGCGGGTTATCGATATCAACCTGATGGGTGTCGCTTACGGCATCAAGTACGAGGTCGATCAGATGCTCAAGCAAGGCGGTGGAGTAATTGTGAATACCGCATCTATCGCAGGTCTCAGCGGCAAAGGTTGTCTGGACTACTGCGCCAGCAAGCACGCCGTGGTCGGCATGACCAGATCGGCGGCTTTGCGCTATGCCGCTTTGGGCATCCGCGTCAACGCCGTTTGCCCAGGCGTGATCGAAACGCCCATGACGGAGCCGCTGATCAAGAATCCGGCAATGAAGGCCCATCTGGACGGGATGTGCCCCATTGGACGGATGGGGAAGGCCGAGGAAGTTGCCGATGCCGTGATCTGGTTGAGTTCCCCAAAGTCAAGTTTCGTCACTGGCCAGGCACTCGCGGTAGATGGCGGTTTCATGGCCTGA
- a CDS encoding EthD domain-containing protein — protein sequence MEKVVYLVWREQSVDAEQFSTNLRTDLADRLLALGARGLQVNVQDGDVAEAAGLRLINTRPQPEAMVSVWVDCAVDALRRPFDKAVANVVPRMAAYLVSESTPIRNTLHPPGPRLRTEGWFQVALLGRPPRLPPETWRDIWQNSHTQVAVGTQSTFLYVQNFVIRVLSYSAPVYDAIVEEGFPAAAMTDTYSFFDAVGDEAKYHRNHKAMIDSCQRFIDRDRIDVLPTSQYLIKELGK from the coding sequence ATGGAGAAGGTGGTTTACTTGGTTTGGCGCGAGCAGAGCGTGGATGCCGAGCAGTTCAGTACCAATCTTCGGACGGATTTAGCCGACCGCCTGCTGGCACTCGGTGCCCGCGGCTTGCAGGTTAACGTGCAGGATGGTGATGTCGCTGAGGCTGCGGGTCTGCGCCTTATCAATACTCGACCGCAGCCGGAGGCCATGGTCTCTGTCTGGGTAGACTGCGCGGTGGACGCTTTGCGCCGTCCATTCGACAAAGCCGTCGCGAATGTTGTGCCGAGAATGGCCGCGTATCTGGTGAGCGAATCAACGCCCATACGCAATACCCTCCACCCGCCCGGGCCAAGGCTACGCACCGAGGGCTGGTTCCAGGTCGCCCTGCTGGGCCGACCGCCACGCCTGCCGCCTGAAACTTGGCGCGACATCTGGCAGAACAGCCATACGCAGGTGGCCGTCGGCACGCAAAGCACCTTTCTATACGTGCAAAACTTTGTGATCCGCGTACTCAGCTACTCCGCGCCGGTTTACGACGCGATTGTCGAGGAAGGCTTTCCCGCCGCAGCGATGACCGACACTTATAGCTTTTTTGACGCCGTAGGCGATGAAGCGAAATACCACCGCAACCACAAGGCCATGATAGACAGTTGCCAGCGTTTCATCGACCGCGACAGGATCGACGTCCTGCCGACCAGCCAGTACCTGATCAAAGAATTGGGCAAGTAA
- a CDS encoding TIGR03617 family F420-dependent LLM class oxidoreductase — protein MKIYTTAPLEDPREARTLYKELEDIGYDGGFSFEAKHDPFLALAVAAEHTNTLRLGTAIAIAFARNPMNLANLGYDMQSISGGRFVLGLGSQVKPHIEKRFSSSWSHPAARMREIVLAIKAIWDSWEGNGSLNFSGRFYRHTIMILTFNPGPNPHGLPPIFTGGFGPLMTSVAGEVADGFIAHPFTTRRSLLENSLPALHKGLAKAGRPRSDIEVMCATLVVTADTEEAFKASKLAARKQLAFYGSTPAYLPTLACHGWDAVHQELNRLSKEGRWDDMTDLISDEILNEVAVVGERHEIAGKLRARLDGIADSVSITHNRCPDPGHWADVVRAIKATV, from the coding sequence ATGAAGATTTACACGACCGCTCCGCTGGAAGATCCTCGCGAGGCGCGCACGCTGTACAAGGAACTTGAGGACATCGGCTACGACGGTGGCTTTTCCTTCGAAGCCAAGCACGATCCATTTCTCGCTCTGGCCGTGGCGGCCGAGCACACGAACACGCTGCGTCTGGGCACAGCCATCGCTATTGCCTTCGCCCGTAATCCCATGAACCTGGCTAACCTGGGCTACGATATGCAGTCCATTAGCGGCGGTCGTTTCGTTTTGGGATTGGGTTCCCAGGTGAAGCCACACATCGAGAAGCGCTTCAGTTCCTCCTGGTCCCACCCGGCTGCCCGCATGCGCGAAATCGTGCTGGCGATCAAGGCGATCTGGGACAGCTGGGAGGGCAACGGCTCCCTCAACTTCTCAGGTAGGTTCTACCGACATACCATCATGATCCTGACCTTCAATCCGGGTCCCAATCCGCATGGGCTGCCACCGATCTTCACGGGTGGCTTTGGCCCCTTGATGACCTCAGTTGCTGGCGAAGTGGCGGATGGCTTCATCGCCCACCCCTTCACTACTCGCCGCAGTCTGCTCGAAAACTCGTTGCCCGCCTTGCACAAGGGTCTCGCCAAAGCAGGTCGCCCGCGCAGTGACATCGAGGTTATGTGTGCCACCTTGGTAGTCACGGCAGACACCGAAGAAGCGTTCAAGGCATCCAAGCTTGCCGCCCGCAAGCAACTGGCCTTCTATGGTTCCACCCCGGCCTACCTACCCACTCTGGCCTGCCATGGCTGGGACGCTGTCCATCAGGAACTGAACCGTCTCTCCAAGGAGGGGCGTTGGGATGATATGACCGATTTGATCAGTGACGAGATCCTCAATGAAGTCGCCGTGGTCGGCGAGCGCCACGAGATCGCCGGCAAGTTGCGCGCGCGGCTGGACGGTATCGCCGACAGCGTCAGCATCACCCATAATCGATGTCCGGATCCGGGCCACTGGGCCGACGTCGTGAGGGCAATCAAGGCGACGGTCTGA
- a CDS encoding CoA transferase, giving the protein MSVKPLQGVKVLDFTQLLPGPMCTQYLADMGADVLKLEPPGTGDAGRGPAGTGVSHFFQMVNRNKRSLAINLRAPQSRDIVMKLVERSEVLVEGFRPGVMARLGLGYAEVRAVNPKIVYCAITGYGQDGPFVELGGHDINYQSYAGILEQNAALGGKPHPGNFPIADLAGGALSAAMTILAVLFDVQRSGKGRLLDVSMTDCALALNSGPLAALNTYGRAVPSGDDVLTGGLPCYGTYETADGRYLAVGALEPKFWQGFCTAIGQPELAAKGWARGKDGAAVREQIAVLLKRKTLAQWTEIFAGVDACISPVLRIDEVLQHPLPRARGMIVDMPAPDGEHYPYFAFPVKMSDYRFNVDRLPPTLGQHNEEVLGELGYHDAEIG; this is encoded by the coding sequence ATGTCAGTAAAACCGCTGCAGGGCGTCAAGGTCCTGGATTTCACCCAGTTGCTTCCGGGGCCCATGTGTACCCAGTACCTGGCCGATATGGGCGCCGACGTTCTCAAACTGGAGCCGCCCGGCACCGGCGACGCAGGACGCGGACCAGCCGGCACCGGCGTTTCGCATTTTTTCCAGATGGTCAACCGCAACAAACGCTCTCTGGCAATCAACTTGCGCGCTCCACAATCGCGTGACATAGTCATGAAGCTGGTCGAGCGTAGCGAGGTCCTGGTAGAAGGCTTCAGGCCCGGCGTGATGGCGCGGCTCGGCCTCGGCTACGCCGAGGTGCGCGCAGTCAATCCGAAGATCGTCTATTGCGCCATTACCGGATACGGGCAGGATGGGCCCTTCGTCGAACTCGGCGGGCATGACATCAACTACCAGTCCTACGCCGGTATCCTCGAACAAAACGCGGCACTAGGGGGCAAGCCACATCCGGGCAACTTTCCAATTGCCGACCTGGCCGGTGGCGCGCTTTCGGCAGCAATGACCATTCTGGCAGTATTGTTCGATGTGCAGCGTAGCGGCAAGGGGCGATTACTCGACGTCTCCATGACCGACTGCGCACTGGCCCTCAATTCGGGTCCGCTGGCGGCCCTAAACACCTACGGTCGCGCCGTCCCGTCGGGCGACGACGTGCTCACCGGCGGCCTGCCCTGTTATGGCACGTACGAAACGGCGGACGGCCGTTATCTCGCCGTCGGCGCCCTGGAGCCAAAGTTCTGGCAAGGCTTCTGCACCGCCATCGGGCAACCGGAACTGGCGGCGAAAGGCTGGGCCAGAGGCAAGGATGGTGCCGCGGTACGCGAACAGATCGCCGTCCTGCTCAAGCGCAAGACCCTGGCGCAATGGACCGAGATCTTCGCCGGCGTCGATGCCTGCATCAGCCCCGTGTTGCGCATCGACGAAGTTCTGCAGCATCCGCTACCGCGTGCGCGCGGCATGATCGTCGATATGCCGGCACCCGACGGCGAGCACTACCCCTACTTTGCTTTTCCAGTGAAGATGAGCGACTACCGTTTCAACGTCGACCGACTGCCGCCGACACTGGGCCAGCATAATGAGGAAGTGCTGGGCGAACTGGGTTATCACGACGCCGAAATTGGTTAG
- a CDS encoding FAD binding domain-containing protein, with amino-acid sequence MPMLAMRIARPKVLIDLRRIADLDYLREEEGIIAIGAMASKRSAEDSDMIKDRQPLFHAATKLIGHRQIRNRGSVGGSFAHADPSSEYPAVALVLDMQMKAIGPAGERLIPADEFFVTYMTTSLEASEILTEVRMPVLPEGTGWAIQEFARRNGDLALAGVALTLRLDKGLCHQVRMAAFGVNPTAVRLSAGEAALEGQAPSTAAFARAAAAAADALDEPMSCIHAPGEYRRHLVKTLAERCLVEAAGRAH; translated from the coding sequence ATGCCCATGCTGGCCATGCGCATTGCTCGCCCCAAGGTACTGATCGACTTGCGCCGTATCGCCGACCTCGATTATCTTCGCGAAGAGGAAGGTATCATCGCAATCGGCGCCATGGCTAGCAAACGCAGTGCCGAAGACTCGGACATGATCAAAGACCGGCAGCCGCTCTTCCATGCCGCAACGAAGTTAATCGGGCATCGTCAGATCCGCAACCGCGGGTCTGTTGGCGGTTCTTTCGCGCATGCCGATCCGTCCTCCGAATACCCTGCAGTAGCTCTGGTGCTGGACATGCAGATGAAAGCCATCGGGCCGGCCGGCGAGCGACTTATCCCAGCGGACGAGTTCTTCGTCACCTACATGACCACCAGCCTGGAAGCCAGCGAGATCCTGACCGAGGTGCGCATGCCGGTGCTGCCCGAAGGAACGGGCTGGGCGATCCAGGAATTCGCGCGGCGCAATGGCGACTTGGCCTTGGCTGGCGTCGCCCTGACCTTGCGTCTGGACAAGGGCCTCTGCCACCAAGTGCGCATGGCGGCTTTCGGAGTTAACCCGACCGCAGTGCGCCTGTCCGCAGGCGAAGCCGCACTCGAGGGCCAGGCACCTAGCACAGCGGCCTTTGCTCGCGCTGCTGCGGCGGCAGCCGACGCACTCGACGAACCCATGTCCTGCATCCATGCCCCCGGCGAATACCGCCGCCACCTGGTGAAAACACTGGCAGAGCGCTGTCTCGTCGAAGCCGCTGGCCGCGCCCATTAG
- a CDS encoding adenylyl-sulfate kinase: MAVSWPEAFVFKTREDDVLFAVQYEGTERARTKKARRGELKNLTGIDSPYEAPEEAEIRIDTVSLSVERGADFIIRWLIDAGVTGVVG, encoded by the coding sequence ATGGCGGTTTCATGGCCTGAGGCATTCGTTTTCAAAACAAGAGAGGACGACGTTTTATTCGCCGTGCAATACGAAGGCACAGAGCGCGCTCGAACCAAGAAGGCCCGGCGCGGTGAACTGAAGAACCTCACCGGCATCGACTCACCCTACGAGGCACCGGAGGAGGCCGAGATACGCATTGATACCGTCTCGCTCTCGGTCGAGCGCGGCGCCGATTTCATCATCCGCTGGCTGATCGACGCAGGTGTGACCGGCGTCGTCGGTTAG
- a CDS encoding TIGR03617 family F420-dependent LLM class oxidoreductase, with amino-acid sequence MRVETGLLAPEGEQYAGQGQPRLELATFARNAAELEELGFDNLCMPEAGHDPFLPLAIAAEHTRRVQLATNVAIAFPRSPMVTAQLAWDLQSLSRGRFSLGLGTQVKGHNERRYSTPWTSAPGPRMRDYFRCLKAIFTSFQNPAKPTYFEGEHYRFTLLPPFFNPGPSEWPQVPLYTAAVNPYMARLAGELCDGLRLHPVATFRYTREVLAPAIAEGAARSGRDLAGFDLIGEPFTALGRNEAEVAQAREDVRKQIAFYASTRSYHPVLAHHGWEDVGLALHRLSIAGEWPKMPALITDAMLDEWVLSGTYEEIGDIIKAKAAGLYRSIVLLFPAEVRKDANLMHEVVSRVHDA; translated from the coding sequence TTGCGCGTCGAAACAGGGCTGCTCGCGCCCGAAGGCGAGCAATATGCGGGACAGGGCCAGCCGCGCCTAGAGTTGGCAACGTTCGCCAGGAATGCGGCGGAACTGGAAGAACTCGGCTTCGATAACCTGTGCATGCCCGAGGCCGGGCACGATCCCTTCCTGCCGCTGGCAATCGCCGCAGAACACACGCGGCGCGTTCAGCTCGCCACCAACGTCGCCATCGCCTTTCCGCGCAGCCCCATGGTCACCGCGCAACTAGCCTGGGACCTGCAGAGCCTGTCACGCGGCCGCTTCAGCCTGGGCCTCGGAACCCAGGTCAAGGGACACAACGAACGCCGCTACAGCACGCCCTGGACCAGCGCGCCGGGGCCACGCATGCGCGACTATTTCCGCTGCCTGAAAGCGATTTTCACCAGCTTCCAGAACCCGGCCAAGCCCACCTATTTCGAAGGCGAGCACTACCGCTTCACGCTGCTGCCGCCCTTCTTCAATCCCGGCCCCAGCGAATGGCCGCAAGTACCGCTTTACACCGCGGCGGTGAATCCCTACATGGCCAGACTGGCCGGAGAACTCTGCGACGGACTGCGCCTTCACCCTGTGGCCACCTTCCGCTACACGCGCGAGGTATTGGCGCCGGCGATCGCCGAGGGCGCTGCCAGATCAGGGCGCGATTTGGCAGGCTTCGACCTGATCGGCGAGCCGTTCACTGCGCTGGGCCGCAACGAGGCGGAAGTGGCCCAGGCTCGCGAAGACGTGCGCAAGCAGATCGCCTTCTACGCCTCGACCCGTTCCTACCACCCGGTCCTCGCCCATCACGGCTGGGAGGACGTGGGCCTGGCATTGCACAGGCTCTCGATTGCCGGCGAGTGGCCGAAGATGCCCGCGCTGATCACCGATGCCATGCTCGATGAATGGGTGCTCAGCGGCACCTACGAAGAGATCGGCGACATCATCAAGGCCAAGGCGGCAGGACTCTACCGCAGCATCGTCCTGCTGTTCCCCGCCGAGGTGCGGAAGGATGCCAACCTGATGCACGAGGTCGTCAGCCGCGTGCATGACGCCTGA
- a CDS encoding transposase — translation MDGRGVPLSIIVTGANRHDVSQLEAVLESIVVKRSDPPERRSKHLCADAGYNGAPALGIIEKRGYIPHVKGRHGKPKRNAVVRRSEPEVD, via the coding sequence GTGGACGGTCGTGGCGTCCCGCTGTCGATCATCGTGACCGGAGCCAACCGACATGATGTCAGTCAGTTGGAAGCCGTTCTGGAGAGCATTGTCGTCAAGCGTTCCGATCCGCCTGAGCGGCGTAGCAAGCACCTATGCGCCGATGCGGGCTATAACGGCGCGCCAGCGCTCGGCATCATTGAAAAGCGCGGCTACATTCCACACGTCAAAGGGCGACACGGGAAGCCAAAGAGAAACGCCGTCGTCCGACGAAGCGAGCCGGAGGTGGATTAG
- a CDS encoding CoA transferase — MSDFSTAQSSANFADGPLAGLRVLDLSTMLAGPYGATLMGDLGADVIKIESHYGDESRHLGPMRGDQRGPFLSLNRSKRDLVLDLQQAEAQEVFARIATTADILVTNVREPALSKLGINYEQVKAHKPDIIWIRVTAFGPDGPYAGRPGIDFLAQGYTGVLTLNGDPAGPAVRTGFPAVDVMTSLLVANAALAALRVRDKTGAGQRIEVSLLDALMHAQASSIGTYLATGDRPVRTGNRSLYFAPSGVYPTRDGKQVVITTPGEKFFPNICRALGTDWDTDERFHDIAARLKNQDELDRVMAERTSPFDREELVERLIGADVLTAPINEVEDVVKDPQILHNRMLVPIQHPELGEFTVTGVPIRFYGTPASVKKHPPMLGEHTREVLAEVGYAEADIEALMAKGLVADRPEMLRLKAARRAIK; from the coding sequence ATGTCAGATTTTTCTACCGCACAATCAAGCGCCAATTTCGCCGACGGGCCCCTCGCCGGCCTGCGCGTCCTCGACCTGTCCACCATGCTCGCCGGCCCTTACGGCGCGACCCTGATGGGCGACCTCGGCGCCGACGTGATCAAGATCGAGTCCCACTACGGCGACGAGAGCCGCCACTTGGGACCCATGCGCGGCGACCAGCGCGGCCCGTTTCTCAGCTTGAACCGCAGCAAGCGCGACCTGGTGCTGGACCTGCAGCAGGCCGAGGCGCAGGAAGTATTTGCGCGCATCGCCACAACCGCCGACATCCTGGTCACCAATGTGCGGGAACCGGCACTGTCGAAGCTCGGCATCAACTATGAACAGGTCAAGGCGCACAAGCCGGACATCATCTGGATCCGCGTCACTGCCTTCGGCCCGGACGGCCCCTATGCCGGCCGGCCCGGCATCGACTTCCTGGCCCAGGGCTACACCGGCGTGCTGACGTTGAACGGCGATCCCGCCGGCCCGGCCGTGCGAACAGGCTTTCCGGCGGTGGACGTGATGACCTCGCTGCTCGTCGCCAACGCCGCCCTCGCCGCCCTGCGCGTACGCGACAAGACCGGCGCGGGCCAGCGCATCGAGGTATCGCTGCTCGACGCGCTGATGCACGCACAGGCGAGTTCCATCGGCACCTACCTCGCCACCGGCGACAGGCCGGTACGCACCGGCAACCGCAGCCTCTATTTCGCACCTTCCGGCGTTTACCCGACGCGCGACGGCAAGCAGGTGGTGATCACGACGCCGGGCGAGAAGTTCTTTCCCAATATCTGCCGCGCGCTCGGTACCGACTGGGACACCGACGAGCGTTTCCACGACATCGCTGCGCGGCTGAAGAACCAGGATGAACTCGACCGAGTCATGGCGGAGCGCACCAGCCCGTTCGACCGCGAAGAACTGGTGGAGCGGCTGATCGGCGCGGACGTACTGACGGCGCCGATCAACGAGGTCGAGGACGTCGTCAAGGACCCGCAGATCCTGCACAACAGGATGCTCGTACCCATCCAGCATCCTGAGCTCGGCGAGTTCACAGTCACCGGCGTCCCAATCCGCTTTTACGGCACTCCGGCCAGCGTCAAGAAGCATCCGCCCATGCTCGGCGAACACACTCGGGAAGTCCTCGCGGAAGTCGGTTACGCCGAAGCTGACATCGAGGCCTTGATGGCCAAAGGCCTGGTCGCCGACCGTCCGGAAATGCTGCGCCTGAAAGCGGCGCGGCGGGCAATAAAATAG
- a CDS encoding molybdopterin-dependent oxidoreductase has protein sequence MQTQPDQVELMEGRLRLKQNPTAGMSVAEVAGLMLSRADLLPPGVEPCPEATYVWTAPDRNMPDEEGRCRSYLTAANATHLVMLEIDRETGRTDILKYFIVDDCGTRLNPGNLEGQLQGALAQGVGAALYEEYVYNDEAQPLVTTFVDYLIPTIHEIPMARKDFVVTPSPFTPLGAKGCGEGAMHTTPAVIHCAVNDALAPLGLEIRETPASPRRLWQLLHQAK, from the coding sequence ATGCAGACCCAACCTGACCAGGTCGAATTGATGGAGGGACGCCTGCGCCTGAAACAGAATCCGACTGCGGGCATGAGCGTGGCCGAGGTAGCTGGCTTGATGCTGTCGCGCGCCGACCTGCTGCCGCCCGGCGTCGAACCCTGCCCCGAGGCGACCTACGTGTGGACTGCTCCGGATCGCAACATGCCCGACGAGGAAGGCCGCTGCCGCTCCTACCTGACGGCGGCAAACGCCACGCATCTGGTGATGCTGGAAATTGATCGGGAAACCGGGCGTACCGATATCCTCAAATACTTCATCGTCGACGACTGTGGCACCCGCCTCAATCCGGGCAACCTCGAAGGCCAGTTGCAGGGCGCCCTGGCACAGGGCGTTGGCGCCGCCCTGTACGAGGAGTACGTCTATAACGATGAGGCGCAACCTCTGGTGACGACCTTCGTCGATTACTTGATCCCGACGATCCACGAGATACCGATGGCCAGGAAGGATTTCGTCGTCACTCCCTCCCCGTTCACGCCGCTGGGAGCCAAGGGCTGCGGCGAAGGTGCGATGCACACCACGCCGGCCGTGATCCACTGCGCCGTCAATGACGCGCTTGCCCCCCTGGGGCTGGAGATACGCGAGACACCGGCTTCGCCACGGCGCCTCTGGCAACTGCTGCATCAGGCGAAGTAG
- a CDS encoding VOC family protein, producing the protein MKLRGVNRVVIAVRNLEQSKKLYADMLGATFQDAHWTGEPFGIHVVISWDAGIELCAPMPGRENDSAVSEFLAQRGEGIMNVYFGVDDADAAKAKASAAGFSTIHALDYTQDEIDQHLGGLFSRYQEFVLASSDRCGFNASLARIDQKAK; encoded by the coding sequence ATGAAGTTGCGCGGGGTTAACCGTGTGGTTATCGCGGTCAGGAATCTGGAGCAGTCGAAAAAGCTATATGCCGATATGCTAGGCGCGACGTTTCAGGATGCCCATTGGACCGGAGAACCTTTCGGTATCCATGTTGTCATTTCGTGGGATGCGGGCATTGAGCTTTGCGCCCCTATGCCGGGCCGCGAAAATGACAGCGCGGTTTCCGAATTCCTGGCGCAAAGAGGCGAAGGCATTATGAACGTTTATTTCGGCGTCGATGATGCTGATGCAGCAAAGGCGAAGGCCTCTGCTGCAGGATTTTCAACCATTCACGCCCTGGACTACACCCAAGACGAAATCGATCAGCATCTAGGGGGGCTCTTTAGCCGCTACCAAGAGTTTGTCCTCGCGTCGTCTGATCGCTGCGGATTCAATGCATCCTTGGCAAGAATCGATCAAAAAGCGAAATGA
- a CDS encoding xanthine dehydrogenase family protein molybdopterin-binding subunit — MAIDNSTLPEHIRSGATRFIGKDVKRVEDPALVSGTVEFIDNMEMPGMLHCAILRSPHPHARVLKVDTSAAEALEGVTAVLTGEDAKLWTNPAYTAPEGWGAYCLAVDKVRFVGEPVAAVAADSRYIAEDALELIRVEYDLLPPLATPQAAMATGAPILFEAHGSNVVQSRIYNWGEVDRIFAEADHVVSNSFRWNRVGANPTETFGCIAQWDLAENSLTVHGSYQTPRFWVAARAMALNLASNKVRIVSHPMGGSFGGKGGPRGTDITALLSRKSEGRPVKYIEDRMEYLIAGFSQSWDRHYEAALAVKADGTVTGFKVRLIDDQGAGTEGWGTISVAKPLAAFTGPYRIEAAQYDTLLIATNRAPTGAYRGYGPPPHFLVLESLMDMTARKLGMDPVELRRYNYIRPEQFPYTTPAGNVIRQRQLRSGAGQAAGHGRLPRPARRADPSARSRTTDRHRRGEHSRARRIRLERLRYGWRSGIKCPRVSSWPSMSLAISPSSSVLPCRARANTPSPPRSRPTIGAWTTTR, encoded by the coding sequence ATGGCTATCGACAATTCCACGCTGCCGGAACACATTCGCAGCGGCGCAACCCGGTTCATCGGCAAGGACGTCAAGCGCGTCGAGGATCCGGCCCTGGTGTCGGGTACGGTAGAGTTCATCGACAACATGGAGATGCCCGGCATGCTGCATTGCGCGATATTGCGCAGCCCGCATCCGCATGCCCGAGTGCTCAAGGTCGACACTAGCGCAGCAGAGGCACTCGAAGGCGTAACCGCCGTGCTCACCGGCGAGGACGCCAAGCTATGGACCAACCCCGCCTACACCGCGCCAGAGGGATGGGGCGCATACTGTCTGGCCGTTGACAAGGTGCGCTTTGTCGGTGAGCCTGTGGCCGCCGTTGCTGCGGATAGCCGCTACATCGCTGAGGATGCACTCGAACTGATCCGCGTGGAATACGATCTGCTACCGCCACTAGCGACCCCGCAAGCGGCCATGGCGACCGGAGCGCCCATACTCTTCGAAGCGCACGGCAGCAACGTTGTGCAGAGTCGTATTTACAACTGGGGCGAGGTGGATCGGATTTTTGCTGAAGCCGACCACGTCGTCAGCAACAGCTTCCGCTGGAACCGCGTCGGCGCCAATCCGACCGAGACTTTCGGCTGCATCGCCCAGTGGGACCTCGCCGAGAACAGCCTGACCGTCCACGGGTCGTACCAGACACCCCGTTTCTGGGTGGCCGCTCGCGCCATGGCGCTCAACCTGGCCAGCAACAAGGTGCGTATCGTCAGCCATCCCATGGGCGGCTCCTTCGGCGGCAAGGGTGGTCCGCGCGGCACCGATATCACAGCCCTGCTCTCACGCAAGAGCGAAGGCCGGCCGGTCAAGTACATCGAAGACCGCATGGAATACCTGATAGCAGGCTTCAGCCAGTCCTGGGACCGGCACTACGAGGCCGCGCTAGCGGTGAAAGCGGACGGCACCGTGACCGGCTTCAAGGTCCGGCTAATCGACGACCAAGGCGCCGGCACCGAGGGCTGGGGCACTATTTCGGTGGCCAAGCCGCTGGCAGCCTTCACTGGACCCTACCGCATCGAAGCGGCGCAGTACGATACGCTCCTGATTGCCACCAACCGCGCACCCACGGGCGCCTACCGAGGCTACGGTCCGCCACCACATTTCCTCGTGCTCGAGTCGCTGATGGACATGACGGCGCGCAAGCTGGGCATGGATCCCGTAGAACTGCGGCGTTACAACTATATCCGTCCCGAACAGTTTCCCTACACGACGCCCGCCGGCAACGTAATACGACAGCGGCAATTACGAAGCGGTGCTGGACAAGCTGCTGGCCATGGCCGACTACCGCGCCCTGCGCGAAGAGCAGATCCAAGCGCGCGCTCAAGGACGACTGATAGGCATAGGCGTGGCGAGCACAGTCGAGCCCGGCGTATTCGACTGGAACGCCTACGCTACGGTTGGCGTTCAGGAATAAAGTGCCCGAGGGTGTCAAGCTGGCCTTCGATGTCTTTGGCAATCTCACCATCGTCGTCGGTTTTACCTTGCAGGGCCAGGGCCAATACACCGTCGCCGCCCAGGTCGCGGCCGACTATTGGGGCATGGACTACAACGCGGTGA